The following proteins are encoded in a genomic region of Magallana gigas chromosome 1, xbMagGiga1.1, whole genome shotgun sequence:
- the LOC105344840 gene encoding complement C1q tumor necrosis factor-related protein 4-like: MYRVGIAAVLIISIASHLGRTQSPTAFTKGQTSNLHLTNGQRIMFNRKITEFGANFDTEGAFVCQTPGLYAFTFYALSETGKELWLEMMKNGQLIASIYAYIVNDYGAAGNAAILHLDVGDRVYLKARDNRDQILYGQEHQIYTTLTGELLYADNKIDAVNTHGAVGFSAVMTVNASISDGSTVIYNNVITNVGHPYDTTSGTFTAPLEGTYVFHFHALSHVDKEAWLELFHNDEYVVASYGYVKGYYADSGNSVVLHLKKWDTVKVKARSGSDVRLYGNYDEFYTTFCGALLAPTIHGVGSSHNTLQEVAFSVGLTHNESSAIGPNIVFDRVFTNVGRGFNVNTGVFTASVGGIYAFHYHALTQQGQEIWAELYHNFIYVNSLYAHSPGNYGSGGNSAVLELIAGDTVYLDINHHNSFLFGDRNDIYSTFTGYLFAPNIVSSPTVEGSLIG, from the exons ATGTACAGAGTTGGGATAGCAGCAGTCCTTATAATATCCATCG CATCACATCTTGGCAGAACACAATCACCAACTGCCTTCACCAAGGGACAAACCAGCAACCTCCACCTGACCAATGGTCAACGGATCATGTTTAACAGGAAAATAACAGAGTTTGGCGCGAACTTTGACACCGAAGGAGCGTTTGTGTGTCAGACTCCTGGACTCTACGCCTTCACTTTTTATGCTCTGTCCGAAACAGGGAAAGAGCTATGGCTggaaatgatgaaaaatggGCAATTAATTGCTTCCA TTTATGCTTACATAGTAAATGATTATGGTGCCGCCGGGAATGCCGCCATTTTACATTTGGATGTCGGTGACAGGGTTTACTTGAAGGCTCGCGACAATCGCGACCAAATTTTATATGGACAAGAACACCAGATCTACACTACTTTGACAGGCGAACTTTTGTATGCGGATAATA AAATTGACGCAGTAAACACACACGGAGCCGTTGGGTTTTCAGCAGTGATGACAGTTAACGCTTCCATCAGCGACGGTTCGACTGTTATTTACAACAACGTTATCACGAACGTTGGCCATCCGTACGATACCACGTCAGGCACCTTCACCGCACCTCTTGAGGGAACCTATGTCTTCCATTTCCACGCTTTGAGCCATGTCGACAAA GAAGCCTGGCTTGAACTGTTTCACAACGACGAATACGTGGTGGCGTCCTATGGGTACGTTAAAGGTTACTACGCCGACTCCGGCAACTCCGTCGTTCTTCACCTTAAAAAATGGGATACCGTCAAGGTTAAGGCCAGATCAGGTTCTGACGTCAGACTGTATGGGAATTATGACGAGTTTTACACAACGTTTTGCGGGGCTCTTCTGGCTCCTACTATCCATGGAGTCGGAAGTA GTCATAATACACTTCAAGAGGTTGCTTTTTCCGTGGGTCTCACCCATAATGAGAGTTCAGCTATCGGTCCTAACATCGTGTTCGACAGAGTTTTCACCAATGTCGGCAGGGGCTTTAATGTCAACACAGGAGTCTTCACAGCTTCCGTGGGCGGGATCTACGCCTTCCATTATCACGCCCTTACTCAGCAGGGGCAAGAAATATGGGCGGAGCTCTATCACAACTTCATCTACGTCAACTCTCTATATGCTCATTCTCCTGGAAACTATGGTTCTGGAGGAAATTCGGCCGTCCTGGAACTGATTGCCGGGGATACTGTGTATTTAGATATCAACCATCACAATTCGTTTCTGTTTGGTGACAGAAATGACATTTACAGCACATTTACAGGTTATTTGTTCGCGCCTAATATTGTAAGCAGTCCTACTGTGGAAGGAAGTTTGATTGGATAA